CCCCCGAGCAGTCTCCTCTCCTCATAATTGTTTTATTATATTACAATTCATAATTTCATATATTACACACCAAGTTAACTGATTTGTTCTTCAAATTTACAGGTTTCTTAGTTCTTGGAATATTGGATTTTGGTCTTTAAATTGGATATTTTCCTTGTTTGATTGATCTTTGTTAAATTAATGGACAATTCTCTTCAAATAAGAGGTACGATCATCAATCATTGTGTAAATTTGACATAGATTAGCTATTGATGTGCGTCCTCACGATATCATTAAAAAATTATGTTTGCAATGTGCCCCACCTAAATTTTTATccgagctccgccactggtcccggttgggaaaccgggacaaaaaacctttcccaaccgggacaaaaggcatgttttgtagtagtgcatgTTAGTACACACCTACATGTGTCACGTTTTAAAAAGAATATTACAAAAATGTCAGGCGTGTATCATCACGATTAAGTAAATGTTATAAATGTGTGCATACATGCCATCATGTTATGGCTTACCCGATCCAACACGTTAACTATCCAACACACCATCACGTCGACCTCTCATGGCTAAATGCAATCTGTTTTGCCCAATAGATACAAttgaatttttttctatttcctaaTGTATATATTTCATCTATTACCTCCTACTAGGAGGTGTAATAATATACATCTAGATCTATTTGACGGTCCACAATCACTTTGGAGTACTGTAGCAAAGTCATGTTCTATTCTATCTACCATGAGATCACTTCAATAGGAATTGAAGACGCTCTGCTACATCTGCCATCTCTGGTCTTAGATCAACATCAAGATCTAGACATTGCACAATAATTTCTGCCAAACTATGAAAAATCCCAATGGCTCCTTTTGCTGAAATTTCTGGGTCAACGAGTTCGATCACTCCCTTCTTCTTGGTGCAAGTGTCAAGGGAATTCCCGAGCAAGTTATTGATGTCAGGATCTAAGACCTTCTTCCTTGTAATGAGTTCTAAGAGCACGACTCCAAAACTGTAGACATCACTTTTACTCGTATACAGGCCCGTTTGCACATATTCTGGATCCATGTAACCCCAGTTGCCAATGATAGTGCTTGAGTAATTTTCTTCAATGGCAATCATTCTAGATGTACCAAAGTCTGAGATCTTTGGCATAAAGTCCTCATCCAAAAGGATATTAGCTGGTTTAACATCACCGTGGAGAATTGGTGTTGTGATTTCTGAATGCATGTAAGCTAGGCCCTTGGCAGATTGTGCAGCAATCTGCAGGCGTAGATCCAAGTCAAGGGGCAGCCTGTCGTTGTCATGCAGAATTTTGTCAAGGCTACCGTTGGACACATACTCATAGACCAAAATTGGGACGTCAACCTCTAGGCAACAACCAATGAGGTTGACAATATTCTTATGCAACACTCGAGACTGAATGATAACTTCATTTGCAAATTGGTTTGCCAATTTAACATCAatcttgggcttcttgatcgCTACCGGCCGTATTTCATCTCTAAGGTATCCCTTGTAAACCTCACCGAAGCCACCTTGCCCAATACGATTACTTGTTTTCAGTACTGGCTCTAACTCTTCCTTTTTGAATAGCTTAATTTTATTGACCTTTTCAATTATGGGCCCCCCATTCTTTCTAAAGAATTCTTTCATCTTCCGTTTCTCTTTGCCAATAAGAAAGATGAACACCATGAGTGCTACGATGAAAAGTCCACCTATTGCACCTacaaaataaaatagatacttgtAATAATAATCAAAGTCATTTGttgaaaatattttctttaaacaattAGTATTCCTAACTGCTAGTCAAAGAATCCACCTGCtaatttatttcgaaacaaattAATTCTGGTCATTTTTGCATTGTACTTACTGCTAAGATCTCATGGCCCTACTACAATTTGGCGGTAGCAAATATAAAATAACCGATCCATACTTAGCATCCCAATATATACCTTGACTGTTCTTATTAGGAGTGAGTAAGAAATATAATGAAAAATATGCATGGGGATCATATAAATACCTGTGACAATTTTTGCCGCAAGCGGAAAATTGGGGTTGCAGGGAATATTCAGCGGATTGGCACTGTGGGTACCACTAGGGCACCTGCATTCATAGGAACCCGATGTATTCTCGCAAATGCCTCGGCATGGATACTCTTTATTATGCTCATCATCACACTCGTTGATATCTGCATTGTTTAGCAGCCATGTCTACATCAGATTTTCAGAGCCATAGAACACTACCCATAGTTAAGTAACTGACAAAACAATTAGGAATGAAATTGAATATTTGAAGTACAAGACTAATTAACGGCTACCTTGGCCCATTATCACTGAATCGAGTGTTCCACATGTATAAGAAGAAATTGAGACCACAGATGGATGGTGGTACATACTAAAAATTAGTTCTCTTTAAGAAAGTAACAATTAGTTTGCCCATAATTAAAACGTACCAAGATGGCCAAATTGTGTATAATTCAGTTCAGTCAGAACTAATTTAAGCTGAAACCCGTGAAGCTCCATACACATCAAACTCACACTAACAAGCAAGTACTTACCAGTACAACCATCGGCGATATAGGGATTGCCCTGATAGCCCATGCTGCAGTTGCAGAGGTAGCCAGGTCCATTGGAAGAGTCACGGCACTCACTGTTGGCGCTCACACAAGCATAGCTCTCCGTCTTCTTCGCCTGGTCGCACGTGAGGTTGTCGCGGATGGCCCAGTCCAGCCACACAGGCATCATGGTGTCGGTGTCCATCCTCAGGTCAGCTGTGCGGAAGGTGTAGTTGTCCTTGTCCACCAGGAAGGCGTAGTCGCAGGGGCTGAAGCCGAGGACGGCCGTGTGGTTGTACTGCTCGAACTCCATGTTGTTGTTGGTGAGGCCCGGCGGGATGTCGACGCGGCAGCACCCGACGCCGGCGCaggcgccgtcggcggcgctGCCGGAATTGTTGCAGAAGGACATGCAGCCGGTGTAGTAGGCGTAGGGGTAGTAGCCGTTGCCCTCGCTCCGCTGGCTCTGGGTGTAGCCCAGGGTGTTGCAGCCGATGACGACGAGCTGGTTGTGGGTGTTGGAGATGCGGTACACGTCGTCGCTGTTGAAGTGCACGTCGCCATTGCTGGAGTCGTTCACCTTGTTCGAGGAGTGGAAGCACTCCCACGCGACGGGCAGCATCACGCGGGCCTCCGCCGTCTTGATGGAGAGGAGGTTCACCGGGACGGGCCTCGTGGTGCCGGCGAGCGCCGGCGTGCCGGTGACGTTGTCGCAGACGATCTCGAAGCCGTTCCGGAAGCAGCCGGCGCCGATGCCGAAGGGGTATTGGATGGATATGCTTCCGCAGCTGCCCGGGCAGCTCAAGGTACTCTTGGATTCAGGAGCGATAACGCTGGAAgccattgctgctgctgctgctcctagcAGCAGAAATGGCAGCAGGGTCAACCTTTTCTGCATTGTTGTGATGCTTTTTCTTCAAGGGTGTGGTTACTTCAATTTTCCTGTCGAGATTAGGCATCTGTGAGAGAGAATGAGCCAAAAGCACGAACACACAATAAGGgtctgtttagttcgcgaaattttttgggttttgatactgtagcatttttattgttatttgacaattaatgttcaattataggctaattaggcttaaaagatttatctcgtcGTTTACAGTAAAACTATGTAAGGAGTTATTTTTCtgaactgcatttaatgctcatgCATATGTctgaaaatttgatgtgataggtatttaaatttttttttgagaactaaacatgcCATAAGCCGCAAGCAAACAAGCCGAATAGAGGGATAGGTCCATAGGAACGAACGAAACAAAGGTTTCTCCATGCCAATAATGGCTTGACAACGACGCGAGTACTTTTATCTGTACTATGTTGACATGGAAAGGTCATGTTGATGCTTGCGTGCAATTGAGGAACTCTTGATTCGGATTTTTCTAATAGTGAAGCATGCAAAGCTAAGGTCTTGATGACCCGCGGAATAGACGGAACTCTTGTCTGCATTCAGCATTTCAGCTTGACCAAGCTGCAACTCTGACCGTCAATTACCAGCAGCTGACTGGGGATAAGGCTGATATCTATTAGTCAAACAGATGCAAAAGAAATAGCAAAATCAGCCGCGTAGACTAACACTGAGATGCACATTTCTGCGATGGATCGGAGCACTGAGAACAATACTCTGAAAGAGCAGTAATAAACGAGAACTTCGATTACCTACAacaaaggctgtgtttagttcgcgaaaaagtttgaattttggtaCTATAGtacatttcattgttatttgacaattaatatctaatcatggactaattaagcttaaaaaattcatctcgtactaTGTAATTTATTGTTTTTTCAACTGCatgctccatgcatgggtccaaagattcaatgtgatgaaaagaaattttttgggaattaaaCATGGCCAAAGTGTCTAATATGCTCTGCAGCAATACCCACAACAAAGAAGGTaatttttttcctaaaaaaagaAGATAAAAAAAGCTCATGAACACTAACTAATCAAAGGTCAATAACATCTACATGAAGTTGCAGAAGGCATACGTAGATGGAAGGTACCTCAGATAGCAGCATTTGTAGCATAAACAGTAGATGCAGCAGGAATCCCCCACCCCTCTCCCCCCTTTTGAAATCTGCAAGAAACTGCTAGAGAAATGAGCAGGAAGTCGTCGACAACCTGGAAGAGCAGGCTCATACCTTGGCTGTGCGTTGGCCAGCAGCACTTCGGAAAAGGGGGAAAAAtagaactggagcagtagttgAGGCCTACCGGATCTGGGGAAACGGCCGAGCGCCCGGCAGAAGGCCGGCGGCTTTGTGGTTGTGAGGATGCAGCGGGacagcggccggccggcggtggaggcgcggaTGGTAGCCGGGGGCAGAGGATGGTGGGTGCGGAGAGAGGAGCTCGAGTAG
The nucleotide sequence above comes from Panicum virgatum strain AP13 chromosome 3K, P.virgatum_v5, whole genome shotgun sequence. Encoded proteins:
- the LOC120699356 gene encoding wall-associated receptor kinase 2-like produces the protein MQKRLTLLPFLLLGAAAAAMASSVIAPESKSTLSCPGSCGSISIQYPFGIGAGCFRNGFEIVCDNVTGTPALAGTTRPVPVNLLSIKTAEARVMLPVAWECFHSSNKVNDSSNGDVHFNSDDVYRISNTHNQLVVIGCNTLGYTQSQRSEGNGYYPYAYYTGCMSFCNNSGSAADGACAGVGCCRVDIPPGLTNNNMEFEQYNHTAVLGFSPCDYAFLVDKDNYTFRTADLRMDTDTMMPVWLDWAIRDNLTCDQAKKTESYACVSANSECRDSSNGPGYLCNCSMGYQGNPYIADGCTDINECDDEHNKEYPCRGICENTSGSYECRCPSGTHSANPLNIPCNPNFPLAAKIVTGAIGGLFIVALMVFIFLIGKEKRKMKEFFRKNGGPIIEKVNKIKLFKKEELEPVLKTSNRIGQGGFGEVYKGYLRDEIRPVAIKKPKIDVKLANQFANEVIIQSRVLHKNIVNLIGCCLEVDVPILVYEYVSNGSLDKILHDNDRLPLDLDLRLQIAAQSAKGLAYMHSEITTPILHGDVKPANILLDEDFMPKISDFGTSRMIAIEENYSSTIIGNWGYMDPEYVQTGLYTSKSDVYSFGVVLLELITRKKVLDPDINNLLGNSLDTCTKKKGVIELVDPEISAKGAIGIFHSLAEIIVQCLDLDVDLRPEMADVAERLQFLLK